Proteins from a single region of Anthonomus grandis grandis chromosome 10, icAntGran1.3, whole genome shotgun sequence:
- the LOC126741352 gene encoding leucine-rich repeat-containing G-protein coupled receptor 5-like produces MMILNLSHNNKLQLEDYNFNLSGMLRILDLSHCDLKHLPDYVFNGIIGLRTLNLENNLLANLSTNTFKFLPEIETIKLSYNKLTILPEGVFQSLPVRFIDVSHNELTKIEPKAFNTLLNPLEIYIENNKRGLEIVNEAFFNLSDIGKVSLRNSNLLRFTLKSFNKVGKFRHLDIRNNDFSQIKFNKKIHLKQLDISINNESIPSKAFSGLGTLLTLTIWNSHIISINKKAFQGLYGLTNLTLINTLIDNLEYGALEGLFLLKSFDAKVMFSGKAALKADTFKDLYTMQTLNLSDLNLTTIEPNTFTGLSRLLSLNMSNCNISVVNPAAFDGLIETLSLDLSFNAIKSLKVKQLIGLNNLKTLNLSHNEITDIEIGALQYFPTLEKLNLSFNNLTEFKVGTFSNLKSLQRLDLQRNSISNLLFETFFPLESLVTLNLEFNNLKTIGHLPLVSNLKLLQRIKIAKNKWKCEFLGDMLITLKKYRIDYSSDNINYNDDNINGIDCIDVCKYLLCLKDSHGIN; encoded by the coding sequence ATGATGATCCTAAATCTATCTCACAATAACAAGTTGCAATTAGAGGattataactttaatttatcTGGTATGCTACGCATATTAGACTTAAGCCATTGCGACTTAAAGCATTTGCCTGATTATGTTTTTAACGGGATCATTGGACTACGGACTTTGAATTTAGAGAATAATCTTTTGGCCAATTTAAGTACCAACACTTTTAAATTCCTCCCtgaaatagaaacaattaaaCTTTCTTATAATAAGTTAACGATTTTACCAGAAGGTGTGTTTCAGTCTTTACCGGTAAGGTTTATTGACGTATCTCATAATGAGTTGACTAAAATAGAACCTAAAGCATTTAATACCCTACTAAATCCCCTTGAGATTTATATTGAGAACAATAAGAGAGGATTAGAGATTGTTAATGaggctttttttaatttgagcgATATTGGGAAAGTGTCTTTAAGAAATTCTAATTTATTAAGGTTTACCCTGAAGTCGTTCAATAAAGTGGGGAAATTCAGGCACCTTGATATCAGAAATAATGATTTTTCCCAaataaagttcaataaaaaaatccatttaaagcAGCTGGATATCAGTATTAACAATGAAAGTATTCCTTCAAAAGCTTTTTCAGGCCTAGGAACTTTGCTTACTTTAACCATATGGAATTCTCACATAATCagcattaataaaaaagcatttcAAGGACTGTATGGACTaacaaatttaactttaataaatacCCTAATTGACAATCTAGAATATGGTGCTTTAGAGggtttatttctattaaaatcgTTCGATGCTAAAGTGATGTTTTCTGGAAAAGCAGCATTAAAAGCCGACACTTTTAAAGACTTATATACAATGCAAACCTTAAACTTATCAGACTTGAACCTTACAACGATTGAACCAAACACATTTACAGGTTTATCCCGATTATTGTCACTCAATATGTCAAATTGTAACATTTCCGTTGTAAATCCAGCTGCTTTTGATGGACTTATTGAGACTTTATCGTTAGATTTAAGTTTCAATGCCATAAAGTCCCTAAAAGTGAAACAGCTTATCggtttaaataacttaaaaacattaaacttaaGTCATAATGAAATAACGGATATTGAAATAGGCGCTTTGCAATACTTCCCTACACTAGAAAAACTGAATTTGAGCTTTAATAACCTCACGGAATTCAAAGTGGGAACGTTTTCCAATTTGAAATCTCTTCAACGTTTAGATCTGCAAAGGAACAGCATCTCGAACTTGTTATTCGAGACTTTTTTCCCGCTCGAGTCTCTCGTTAcgttaaatttggaatttaataatttaaaaacgatcGGGCATTTGCCGTTGGTGTCCAATTTAAAACTGTTGCAGCGGATCAAGATCGCCAAAAATAAATGGAAGTGTGAATTTTTGGGTGACATGCTGATCACGTTGAAGAAGTACCGCATCGATTATTCTTCGGACAATATCAATTATAACGACGATAACATTAATGGGATTGATTGTATTGATGTTTGCAAGTACTTGTTGTGTTTAAAGGATTCGCACGGTATCAATTGA